A genomic segment from Deinococcus sp. YIM 77859 encodes:
- a CDS encoding [LysW]-lysine hydrolase codes for MAEPVLTARELVTRAVAIPSVSGEEAEVAAYLTAWMSAHGFRAHVDGAGNAVGERGHGALTVVLLGHIDTVPGEIPVRVEGGVLYGRGSVDAKGSFCAFVAAVAALPEAALKGARFVCVGATEEEAPSSRGARYAMQQYRPDLVLIGEPSGWAGLTLGYKGRLVAKVQVEKDNFHTAGEGTSAADDLAEAWFRVRAWAAAQGANGAFETVQATIQSLSGRTDGLSQVAEATFGLRLPPRVPPAAAEAALRERLRDLPARLTFTGHETAVRHPKDNVLTRALRVAIREQGGTPVFKVKTGTSDMNVVAERWPVPTVAYGPGDSALDHTPDEHLDLAEYDRAVAVLTAALTRLALGS; via the coding sequence ATGGCTGAGCCTGTGCTTACCGCCCGCGAACTCGTGACGCGCGCGGTCGCCATTCCCTCTGTCTCCGGGGAGGAGGCGGAGGTTGCGGCCTACCTGACGGCCTGGATGAGCGCCCACGGCTTTCGTGCCCATGTGGACGGGGCGGGGAATGCGGTCGGTGAGCGCGGTCACGGCGCCCTGACGGTGGTGCTGCTGGGCCACATCGACACGGTGCCCGGTGAGATTCCCGTGCGGGTCGAGGGGGGCGTGCTGTACGGCCGCGGCAGCGTGGACGCCAAGGGGAGTTTCTGTGCCTTTGTGGCGGCGGTCGCGGCCCTGCCCGAGGCAGCCCTGAAGGGCGCGCGTTTTGTGTGCGTCGGCGCGACCGAGGAGGAGGCCCCCAGCAGCCGTGGTGCGCGCTACGCCATGCAGCAGTACCGGCCCGATCTGGTTCTGATCGGCGAGCCCAGCGGCTGGGCGGGCCTGACGCTGGGCTACAAGGGCCGCCTGGTGGCGAAGGTGCAGGTCGAAAAGGACAACTTCCACACCGCGGGCGAGGGCACAAGCGCCGCCGACGATCTCGCCGAAGCCTGGTTCCGGGTGCGGGCTTGGGCTGCGGCACAGGGGGCAAACGGGGCCTTTGAGACGGTGCAGGCTACCATTCAGAGCCTTTCAGGTCGTACGGACGGCTTGAGTCAGGTGGCGGAAGCAACCTTCGGCCTACGCCTTCCCCCCCGCGTGCCTCCGGCCGCTGCGGAAGCCGCCCTGCGTGAGCGGCTGCGTGACCTTCCTGCACGCCTGACCTTTACCGGACACGAGACGGCGGTGCGCCACCCCAAGGACAACGTCCTGACGCGCGCGCTGCGGGTGGCCATCCGTGAGCAGGGGGGAACGCCCGTCTTTAAGGTCAAAACCGGCACCAGTGACATGAACGTGGTCGCCGAGCGCTGGCCTGTCCCCACGGTTGCCTACGGGCCGGGTGACAGCGCCCTTGACCACACGCCAGATGAGCACCTGGACCTCGCCGAGTACGACCGGGCCGTGGCTGTCCTCACCGCCGCCCTGACCCGCCTCGCCCTGGGTTCCTGA
- a CDS encoding cytochrome c codes for MKRTARRLLWLAAPLALAAPVIAAVTQAGSPSGPSPAGNPLELKYHTPSAARGAQIAASSCQGCHGPSGVSTDPTVPRLAGQVPSYVRLQLAAFRAKLRPSPVMQRVAANLKDQDIADLAAYFAARPPGPAWTTDPALRARGEALFQRGDAARNVIACAICHGAHGRGEDSRGIASVTNMSPGYALKVLHEFKETPSFGGIPHPEAMRIALQPLQDADLRALAAYISSMQ; via the coding sequence ATGAAGCGCACCGCCCGACGTCTGTTGTGGCTCGCCGCTCCTCTTGCCCTCGCCGCTCCGGTGATAGCGGCCGTTACGCAGGCCGGTTCACCGTCCGGTCCGTCTCCCGCCGGCAATCCACTGGAGCTGAAGTACCACACGCCCAGCGCGGCCCGGGGAGCACAGATCGCGGCGAGCAGTTGTCAGGGCTGTCACGGGCCGAGCGGCGTCAGCACGGATCCCACTGTGCCGCGCCTCGCCGGGCAGGTCCCCAGCTATGTCCGCCTGCAACTGGCAGCCTTCCGTGCCAAACTGCGCCCTAGCCCCGTGATGCAGCGCGTCGCCGCCAACCTGAAAGACCAGGACATCGCGGACCTAGCCGCCTACTTCGCTGCCCGCCCACCGGGCCCGGCCTGGACCACCGACCCCGCCCTGCGTGCCCGTGGCGAAGCCCTCTTCCAGCGGGGTGACGCGGCCCGTAACGTCATCGCCTGCGCCATCTGCCACGGTGCCCATGGACGCGGTGAGGACAGCCGGGGCATCGCCAGCGTCACCAATATGTCACCGGGTTACGCCCTTAAGGTTCTGCACGAGTTCAAGGAGACACCCTCTTTTGGCGGCATTCCCCACCCGGAAGCCATGCGGATCGCCCTGCAACCCCTGCAGGACGCCGATCTCAGAGCGCTGGCCGCCTACATCAGCAGCATGCAGTAA
- a CDS encoding HNH endonuclease: MARRRPTSNWPPPPPEPLHCALCGRETPVLTEHHLVPRSQGRRQGVKVHELPTVLLCPACHKFLHRTFTNAELAGEYSSLEALLAHGDVQRFVTWLRTQPATKSVRVR; encoded by the coding sequence ATGGCTCGCCGCCGCCCCACCTCCAACTGGCCTCCGCCGCCGCCTGAGCCGCTGCACTGCGCGCTGTGCGGCCGCGAGACTCCCGTGCTAACTGAGCATCACCTGGTGCCCCGGTCACAAGGGCGGCGGCAGGGGGTCAAGGTGCATGAGTTGCCCACCGTGCTCCTCTGCCCGGCCTGTCACAAGTTTCTGCACCGGACCTTCACCAACGCCGAACTGGCAGGCGAGTACAGCAGCCTGGAGGCGCTGCTGGCCCATGGCGACGTGCAGCGTTTTGTGACCTGGCTGCGGACCCAACCCGCCACCAAAAGCGTTCGAGTACGCTGA
- a CDS encoding DUF1517 domain-containing protein, which translates to MPTLTQRTSARRSFRAVLSFVVFLVLAFAVLTLLGHAAAQSGGGFGGSTGGGSGSGGGSFGGGYSGGGSFPGGGYSGGYSGPIIVGGGGFGPGYGYSGGGGFGLIGLLVFGLVILTVVGFMRRSLGSGGGGRGLAGMGSLSGTAQAVSVQLLLAEGDEVKRALQQIARSGDPDTNEGLARMLQEAALVLLRHPERWVYGNVERAQGPASSADSQVGAWATEARAAFTEQTTSNYQNRDPYSGFSQRQDYTFQKDVGDLYLAVTIAVAAHALGNLPPAGVTTLPEVRAALMAISSVNPGDLIRAEVVWSPDVEGEFLSEEEAIQKYPKLTKL; encoded by the coding sequence ATGCCGACGTTGACCCAGCGAACCTCTGCCCGGCGAAGCTTCCGGGCTGTTCTGAGCTTTGTGGTGTTCCTCGTGCTCGCCTTTGCGGTGCTGACCCTGCTTGGGCACGCGGCAGCGCAGTCTGGCGGCGGCTTCGGGGGAAGTACCGGGGGCGGCTCGGGAAGCGGAGGAGGAAGTTTTGGAGGCGGCTACAGCGGCGGGGGCAGCTTTCCGGGCGGCGGCTACAGCGGTGGCTACTCCGGGCCAATCATCGTCGGCGGGGGCGGGTTTGGTCCCGGATACGGATACTCCGGCGGAGGCGGCTTCGGACTGATCGGCCTGCTGGTCTTTGGACTGGTGATCTTGACGGTGGTCGGCTTTATGCGCCGCAGCCTGGGCAGCGGGGGCGGAGGACGGGGACTGGCGGGAATGGGAAGCCTCAGTGGCACCGCGCAGGCCGTGAGCGTTCAGCTCCTGCTCGCCGAAGGAGACGAGGTCAAGCGCGCCCTACAGCAGATCGCGCGCAGCGGCGACCCCGACACCAACGAGGGCCTGGCGCGAATGCTTCAGGAGGCCGCGCTGGTGCTGCTGCGCCACCCGGAACGCTGGGTCTACGGCAATGTGGAACGCGCCCAGGGCCCAGCGAGCAGCGCCGACAGCCAGGTCGGGGCCTGGGCCACCGAGGCCCGCGCCGCCTTTACCGAGCAGACCACGAGCAACTACCAGAACCGCGACCCCTACAGCGGGTTCAGCCAGCGGCAGGACTATACGTTTCAAAAGGACGTGGGTGACCTGTACCTCGCGGTCACCATTGCCGTCGCTGCGCACGCGCTGGGCAACCTGCCCCCCGCAGGAGTCACCACCCTGCCGGAAGTTCGCGCCGCCCTGATGGCCATCAGCAGCGTGAACCCCGGTGACCTGATTCGCGCCGAGGTCGTCTGGAGCCCCGATGTGGAGGGCGAATTCCTCAGCGAGGAGGAGGCGATTCAGAAGTACCCGAAGCTCACCAAACTGTGA
- the clpS gene encoding ATP-dependent Clp protease adapter ClpS has translation MTRRDGESRTQTLDRTATQRPRLYRVVLLNDDYTPMDFVVMVLERYFRKSATEAQLIMLAVHHKGQGVAGVYTRDVAETKVAQVTAHARQAGHPLRVVAEPEEET, from the coding sequence ATGACGCGCAGGGACGGCGAGAGCCGCACGCAAACGCTCGACCGCACGGCCACGCAGCGTCCCCGGCTCTACCGGGTCGTGCTGCTGAACGACGACTACACACCGATGGACTTCGTGGTGATGGTCTTGGAACGTTACTTCCGCAAGTCCGCGACAGAAGCGCAGCTCATCATGCTGGCCGTGCACCACAAGGGGCAGGGCGTGGCGGGCGTGTACACCCGCGACGTCGCCGAAACCAAGGTCGCGCAGGTCACGGCCCACGCCCGGCAGGCCGGTCACCCGCTGCGGGTGGTGGCGGAACCGGAGGAAGAGACATGA
- a CDS encoding AAA family ATPase produces the protein MIGDHLQVTIGRAADYAREAGHEFVTLEHLLLALTHDPEAREALLAVGTDVERLRSDLEALLTGFEVVEGVQPDFTLGVHRVVQGAVLQLHASGKGQEKADGARVLAELLEEEDSPARAALEAQGVTRLDVLNYISHGQAKVAGRERERRVAGVDGEPEAGTAEQNPLDAYATDLTARARAGEFDPLIGRDAELERVVHILARRTKNNPVLVGEPGVGKTALAEGLAQRVADGKAPGFLRGASVYALDLGALLAGTRYRGDFEQRLKAVLAALDEQNAVLFIDELHTLVGAGATEGGSVDAANLLKPALARGRLRVLGATTPAELRHLEKDRALWRRFQTVDVPEPSEEDALAILRGLAPSYARHHGVTYTEGALGAAVRLSARHLRDRFLPDKAIDVLDEAGAARSSAGKGGEIKETDIEATVARMARVPVGAVKAEEVRSLATLEADLRARVFGQDAAVKAVASAVKLARAGLRDPQKPQGAFLFAGPTGVGKTELSRALADCLGVELLRFDMSEYQEAHTVARLIGAPPGYVGFDQGGLLTDAVAKNPHAVLLLDEIEKAHPDVYNLFLQLMDHGTLTDHTGKKVDGRGLILIFTTNAGAEAASRPALGFSREGRTGEEAEAVRRTFTPEFRNRLDGVIHFRPLSREVMENVVDKFLTRLSAQLAERGVQLTVTPAARALLAQLGYDPLMGARPLARVIEERVGRPLADELLFGRLQKGGEVTVDAAGEEFRLTL, from the coding sequence ATGATCGGGGACCACCTGCAGGTGACGATCGGCCGCGCCGCCGACTACGCGCGCGAGGCTGGACACGAGTTCGTCACACTCGAACACCTCCTCCTCGCCCTCACCCACGACCCCGAGGCGCGCGAGGCGCTCCTCGCCGTCGGCACGGATGTGGAGAGGCTGCGGAGCGACCTAGAGGCGCTGCTCACCGGCTTTGAGGTGGTGGAAGGGGTCCAGCCTGACTTCACCTTGGGCGTTCACCGCGTCGTGCAGGGTGCCGTGCTGCAACTGCACGCCAGCGGCAAGGGGCAGGAGAAGGCCGACGGCGCCCGCGTGCTGGCGGAACTGCTCGAGGAGGAGGACTCTCCGGCGCGTGCGGCGCTGGAAGCCCAAGGCGTGACCCGCCTGGACGTGCTGAACTACATCTCGCACGGCCAGGCAAAGGTGGCGGGCCGTGAACGCGAACGGCGGGTGGCGGGCGTCGACGGCGAGCCGGAAGCGGGCACCGCCGAGCAGAACCCGCTGGACGCCTACGCGACCGATCTCACCGCACGGGCCCGCGCGGGCGAGTTTGACCCCCTGATCGGACGGGACGCCGAGCTAGAACGGGTGGTCCATATCCTCGCGCGCCGAACCAAGAACAACCCGGTGCTTGTCGGGGAGCCCGGCGTGGGCAAGACCGCTCTGGCGGAGGGCCTGGCCCAGCGGGTGGCAGACGGGAAGGCTCCCGGCTTCCTGCGCGGCGCTTCGGTCTATGCCCTCGACCTGGGCGCGCTGCTCGCGGGCACGCGTTACCGGGGCGACTTCGAGCAAAGGCTCAAGGCCGTGCTGGCCGCGCTGGACGAACAGAACGCGGTGCTCTTTATCGACGAGCTGCACACCCTGGTCGGGGCCGGGGCCACCGAGGGCGGCAGCGTGGACGCCGCGAACCTCCTCAAACCGGCACTGGCCCGCGGGCGGCTGCGGGTGCTGGGGGCCACCACGCCCGCTGAGCTGCGCCATCTGGAAAAGGACCGAGCGCTGTGGCGCCGCTTTCAGACGGTGGACGTGCCCGAGCCGTCCGAGGAGGACGCGCTCGCCATCCTGCGCGGCCTCGCACCGAGCTATGCGCGGCATCACGGCGTCACCTACACCGAGGGGGCGCTCGGCGCCGCGGTGCGCCTCTCTGCCCGCCACCTGCGTGACCGCTTCCTGCCCGACAAGGCGATTGACGTGCTCGACGAGGCTGGAGCCGCTCGCAGCAGTGCTGGAAAGGGCGGCGAGATCAAGGAAACGGACATCGAGGCGACGGTGGCCCGTATGGCCCGCGTACCGGTCGGGGCGGTCAAGGCCGAGGAGGTCCGGTCCCTCGCCACCCTGGAGGCTGACCTGAGGGCCCGTGTCTTCGGCCAGGACGCGGCAGTAAAGGCGGTCGCCAGCGCGGTGAAGCTTGCGCGCGCGGGCCTGCGCGATCCCCAGAAGCCGCAGGGCGCCTTCCTCTTTGCCGGGCCGACCGGCGTGGGCAAGACCGAGTTGAGCCGCGCGCTCGCTGACTGCCTGGGCGTAGAGCTGCTGCGCTTTGATATGAGCGAGTACCAGGAGGCGCATACCGTCGCCCGCCTGATCGGCGCCCCTCCCGGCTACGTGGGCTTTGACCAGGGCGGCCTGCTGACCGACGCGGTGGCGAAAAACCCCCACGCCGTCCTGCTGCTCGACGAGATTGAGAAGGCACACCCGGACGTCTACAACCTCTTCCTGCAACTGATGGACCACGGCACGCTGACCGACCACACCGGCAAGAAGGTGGACGGGCGCGGCCTGATCCTGATCTTTACCACCAATGCCGGAGCCGAGGCCGCGAGCCGCCCCGCCCTCGGCTTCTCGCGCGAAGGCCGCACGGGCGAAGAGGCCGAAGCGGTCAGGCGCACCTTTACGCCCGAATTCCGCAACCGCCTGGACGGGGTGATTCACTTCCGGCCGCTCTCGCGCGAGGTGATGGAAAACGTGGTGGACAAATTCCTCACGCGGCTCTCGGCGCAACTGGCCGAACGTGGCGTGCAGCTCACCGTCACGCCCGCCGCCCGCGCCCTGCTGGCCCAACTGGGCTACGACCCGCTGATGGGCGCCCGCCCCCTCGCCCGCGTGATCGAGGAGCGAGTTGGGCGCCCGCTGGCCGACGAACTGCTGTTCGGCCGGTTGCAGAAGGGCGGAGAGGTGACGGTGGACGCGGCGGGCGAAGAGTTCCGACTGACCCTTTGA
- the yidD gene encoding membrane protein insertion efficiency factor YidD, with translation MPSLDPLALSGIRFYQRFLSGRKGFRCAHAALYGGETCSAAIARIIREEGLRPGRRRIAARFRECRAAHELLRVGSPLAFGTNGPRVRGVCCCGPIPIPFRCG, from the coding sequence ATGCCCTCCCTCGATCCCCTCGCCCTTTCCGGTATTCGCTTCTACCAGCGCTTCCTCTCAGGGCGCAAGGGCTTTCGCTGTGCGCACGCGGCCCTCTACGGGGGCGAGACGTGCTCGGCGGCGATAGCCCGCATCATCCGTGAAGAGGGTCTGCGACCAGGTCGGAGGCGAATCGCTGCCCGCTTCCGCGAGTGCCGCGCAGCGCATGAGCTCCTGCGCGTGGGGTCGCCCCTGGCATTCGGGACGAACGGGCCGCGCGTGCGGGGCGTGTGCTGCTGCGGACCGATTCCCATTCCCTTCCGGTGCGGCTGA
- a CDS encoding RNA-guided endonuclease TnpB family protein: MRAFRYRLYPTKTQEAALLDTLRLTRELYNAALQERRDAYRKAGKSVSVFEQMRSLPEVKAVRPEFKKVHAHVLQGVVTQLDRAFQGFFRRVKQGVPAGYPRFKGVARWDSFSFKQVWDNSRNTWFGPGKVLDSGRIYLPNIGNVRMKMHRPMEGKPKTLTIKKEGNEWYAVYVCDSPTRPLPETGSVVGLDLGTTHFLITSDGEFVDNPRFLQLSLKKLRVAQRSLSRKKRGSNRRRKAKQHVARLHRKVARQRLDFHHKTARKLVQEHDLIAHEQLNVSGMGRGRLARSIHDVGWGQFLNLLSLKAADAGRRVIGVDPRFTSQACNRCGHTERANRRSQSVFVCVSCGHETNADHNAAKNVLGRAVPSGLNGRGQPHAVA; the protein is encoded by the coding sequence ATGCGAGCCTTCCGGTATCGGCTCTACCCCACGAAGACGCAGGAAGCAGCGTTGCTGGACACCCTGCGCCTCACGCGGGAGCTGTACAACGCCGCACTTCAAGAGCGCCGGGATGCCTACCGGAAGGCGGGCAAGAGCGTATCCGTCTTTGAGCAGATGCGCTCCCTGCCCGAAGTCAAGGCGGTGCGCCCGGAGTTCAAGAAGGTCCACGCTCATGTCCTTCAGGGCGTGGTCACGCAACTGGACAGGGCCTTTCAGGGGTTCTTCCGTCGCGTGAAGCAGGGCGTCCCAGCGGGCTACCCCCGGTTCAAGGGGGTAGCCCGCTGGGACAGCTTCTCGTTCAAGCAGGTGTGGGACAACAGCCGGAATACGTGGTTCGGCCCTGGGAAGGTGCTGGACTCCGGGCGCATCTACCTCCCCAACATCGGAAACGTGCGGATGAAGATGCACCGCCCGATGGAGGGCAAGCCCAAGACACTCACCATCAAGAAGGAGGGGAACGAGTGGTATGCCGTCTATGTCTGCGATTCCCCCACCCGTCCGCTGCCCGAAACGGGCAGCGTCGTCGGACTCGACCTCGGCACCACCCACTTCCTCATCACCTCGGACGGAGAGTTCGTCGACAACCCCCGCTTCCTGCAATTGAGCTTGAAGAAGCTCCGGGTTGCCCAGCGCTCCCTCTCCCGCAAAAAGCGCGGCTCGAACCGCCGTCGCAAGGCCAAGCAGCATGTCGCGAGACTGCACCGCAAGGTGGCGCGTCAACGCCTCGACTTCCATCACAAGACCGCCCGCAAGCTGGTTCAGGAACACGACCTCATCGCGCATGAGCAACTGAACGTTTCCGGCATGGGGCGCGGCCGTCTCGCCCGCTCGATTCACGATGTGGGGTGGGGCCAGTTTCTCAACCTCCTCTCCCTCAAAGCGGCGGATGCTGGACGGAGAGTCATTGGCGTAGACCCGCGTTTCACCTCGCAAGCGTGCAACCGCTGCGGACATACCGAGAGGGCCAATCGGCGCTCTCAGTCTGTGTTCGTGTGCGTGTCCTGCGGCCATGAGACGAACGCCGACCACAACGCCGCAAAGAACGTCTTGGGACGGGCAGTCCCTTCGGGCCTTAACGGTAGAGGACAACCTCATGCCGTGGCCTGA
- the tnpA gene encoding IS200/IS605 family transposase produces MAKLPLRYKSNRNVVYSCKYHVVWTPKYRRSVLVEGVDERLKAILNELCTEKECELLAVEVMPDHVHLLVEVASQFGIHTFVKLAKGRSSRLLRSEFPWLKSRLPTLWTNSYFVATVGGTPLSVIQQYVENQKGV; encoded by the coding sequence ATGGCGAAATTGCCGCTCCGGTACAAGTCCAATCGCAACGTGGTCTACTCCTGCAAGTACCACGTTGTCTGGACGCCCAAGTACCGGAGAAGCGTTTTGGTGGAAGGCGTAGACGAACGGCTGAAGGCCATCCTCAACGAGCTTTGCACCGAGAAGGAGTGTGAGTTGCTGGCAGTGGAGGTTATGCCCGACCACGTTCACCTGTTGGTGGAGGTAGCCTCGCAGTTCGGCATCCACACGTTCGTCAAGCTCGCCAAGGGGCGTTCCAGCCGCCTGCTGCGCTCTGAGTTCCCGTGGCTCAAGTCCCGTCTTCCGACGCTCTGGACGAACTCGTACTTCGTGGCAACGGTGGGCGGCACTCCGCTGTCCGTCATCCAGCAGTACGTGGAAAACCAGAAGGGCGTCTGA
- a CDS encoding Gfo/Idh/MocA family protein produces the protein MPLKPDLPHPEPQQRRVGYAIVGIGELSADELIPAARTSEHAYVAALVTSDSQKGNAFARAYDLTEEDVYTYDRFEELKDREDVEAVYIVLPNRLHREYVERAARMGKHVLCEKPLSVNAEDAQAMVEACRAAGVLLMTAYRCQYTPQHWAAREAVQGGKLGPVKLLDAIHGQVEEDPEAWRLRRDLAGGGPLPDVGIYCLNTIRFVLGLEPEWVFATLHQPQDDPRFREVEESMSFMLGFPGGVIANGLTSYGTQKTATLRVLGEQGTVLMDPAYTYQGLSLTISDGHGDFQPKLPDEDQFGLEMDHFAECIRAGKTPWTPGEEGVQDHRIMDALYESARSGRVVRLDRIEGRDVFRGERPQVPGQG, from the coding sequence ATGCCGCTTAAACCCGACTTGCCCCACCCTGAGCCCCAACAGCGCCGCGTGGGGTACGCCATCGTCGGCATCGGAGAGCTGAGTGCCGACGAACTGATTCCCGCCGCGCGCACCAGCGAGCATGCCTACGTCGCGGCCCTGGTGACGAGCGACTCCCAGAAGGGCAACGCCTTCGCGCGGGCCTACGACCTGACCGAAGAGGACGTGTACACCTACGACCGCTTTGAGGAGCTGAAGGACCGCGAGGACGTGGAGGCCGTCTATATCGTCCTTCCCAATCGCCTACACCGCGAGTACGTGGAGCGGGCGGCCCGCATGGGCAAGCACGTCCTGTGCGAGAAGCCCCTCAGCGTGAACGCGGAAGACGCGCAGGCGATGGTGGAGGCTTGCCGAGCAGCGGGCGTGCTCCTGATGACCGCCTACCGCTGCCAGTACACGCCGCAGCACTGGGCCGCCCGAGAGGCAGTGCAGGGGGGCAAGCTTGGTCCAGTGAAGCTGCTGGACGCCATCCACGGTCAGGTGGAGGAGGATCCCGAAGCGTGGCGGCTGCGGCGTGACCTCGCGGGGGGCGGTCCCCTGCCCGACGTGGGCATCTACTGCCTGAATACCATCCGCTTCGTGCTCGGGCTAGAGCCCGAATGGGTTTTTGCCACCCTTCATCAACCGCAGGACGACCCGCGGTTCCGGGAGGTCGAGGAATCCATGAGCTTTATGCTGGGCTTTCCTGGTGGCGTCATCGCCAACGGCCTCACGAGCTACGGCACTCAGAAGACTGCCACCCTGCGTGTGCTGGGAGAACAGGGCACCGTGCTGATGGATCCGGCCTACACCTACCAGGGCCTGAGCCTGACCATCTCCGACGGGCACGGTGACTTTCAGCCGAAGCTTCCCGATGAGGATCAGTTCGGCCTGGAGATGGACCACTTCGCCGAGTGCATCCGCGCGGGCAAGACTCCCTGGACCCCCGGAGAGGAAGGCGTGCAGGACCACCGGATCATGGACGCGCTGTACGAGAGTGCTCGCAGTGGCCGAGTGGTGCGGCTCGACAGGATCGAGGGCCGAGATGTGTTCCGGGGAGAGCGGCCACAGGTTCCGGGGCAGGGCTGA
- a CDS encoding GNAT family N-acetyltransferase, which yields MHAVNVFLARPVVLRDRRPDDLPTLARWLTDPQAEWRRWDAPYLPPATTNETMRRYAAYLAEHSPDADEQVIDVDGVCVGMVNRSEEEPQGGGWWDLGILIYDPAYWGGGVGTRALALWVADTFEWTNAHVVTVTTWSGNERMIRAARRVGFRECARVREAYAVEGRRFAQVRLDLLRAEWETGRNRP from the coding sequence ATGCACGCTGTGAATGTCTTCCTCGCTCGCCCGGTCGTGCTGCGCGACCGCCGCCCGGACGACCTCCCCACGCTGGCGCGCTGGCTGACCGACCCGCAGGCGGAGTGGCGCCGCTGGGACGCGCCGTACCTTCCCCCTGCAACGACCAACGAGACCATGCGCCGCTACGCCGCCTACCTCGCGGAACACAGCCCGGATGCCGACGAGCAGGTGATCGACGTGGACGGCGTCTGTGTGGGCATGGTCAACCGCTCGGAGGAGGAACCCCAGGGCGGCGGGTGGTGGGACCTGGGCATCCTGATCTACGACCCGGCGTACTGGGGAGGCGGCGTGGGTACGCGGGCGCTGGCCCTGTGGGTGGCCGACACCTTTGAGTGGACGAATGCGCACGTGGTGACGGTGACCACCTGGAGCGGCAACGAGCGCATGATCCGCGCCGCGCGGCGCGTCGGCTTTCGCGAATGCGCGCGGGTCCGCGAAGCCTACGCGGTGGAGGGGCGGCGCTTTGCTCAGGTGCGCCTCGACCTGCTGCGGGCCGAGTGGGAAACGGGCCGGAACCGCCCATGA
- a CDS encoding S41 family peptidase: MNRNRIALVAGALAATAAVGYAQLGAYSQAELLKSKEGQTLLQVLGTLNRYYLYPVDQDKVLRGAINGALGSLEDEFTYYREPENNAIEAQNLNGEFGGIGVSLVAANPDGTGGKVDNVYKGGAAAQAGVQIGDVFVKIGDQEVLTSKLDEIVRLVRGQEGTTVNVTFARNGKPFTVKMERRKVTIVSVEQTMLPGNVGYIALNTFYNEKVGEQFRAAIADMKKRGVQKLILDLRDNGGGLLNAGIDVADQFLAQGKIVSLRDRSGRTEVAGSATNRPTDYTGKLVVLVNKNSASASEIVAGALQDTKRATIVGEQTFGKGVAQIPIDTVDGGQVAIVNSEWLTPQGRQIHKKGITPDVAVKDTRYTVPLNFTGGGAEPGAKITVTVDGKPVTVTADKEGKFTYTGEVKRPNRSATQGEAVVDLQGDAILKKALELLN, translated from the coding sequence GTGAACCGTAACCGCATCGCGCTTGTGGCGGGCGCCCTCGCTGCCACCGCCGCTGTTGGGTATGCCCAGCTCGGGGCCTACTCGCAGGCCGAACTGCTGAAGTCCAAAGAGGGCCAGACCCTGCTTCAGGTGCTGGGCACCCTCAACCGGTACTACCTCTATCCCGTCGATCAGGACAAGGTGCTGCGGGGCGCGATCAACGGCGCGCTGGGCAGCCTGGAAGACGAGTTTACGTACTACCGTGAACCGGAGAACAACGCCATCGAGGCTCAAAACCTCAACGGTGAATTTGGCGGCATTGGCGTGAGCCTGGTCGCTGCCAACCCCGACGGCACCGGAGGCAAGGTGGACAACGTGTACAAGGGCGGGGCCGCCGCTCAAGCTGGCGTACAGATCGGCGACGTCTTCGTCAAGATCGGTGACCAAGAGGTGCTGACGAGCAAGCTGGACGAGATCGTGCGTCTGGTGCGCGGTCAGGAGGGCACCACGGTCAATGTGACCTTTGCTCGCAACGGCAAGCCCTTCACGGTGAAGATGGAACGCCGCAAGGTCACCATCGTGAGCGTCGAGCAGACCATGCTTCCGGGCAATGTCGGCTATATCGCCCTGAATACCTTCTACAACGAGAAGGTCGGCGAGCAGTTCCGCGCGGCGATTGCCGACATGAAGAAAAGGGGCGTACAGAAGCTGATTCTCGATCTGCGCGACAATGGGGGAGGTCTGCTGAACGCCGGGATTGACGTCGCTGATCAGTTCCTCGCCCAGGGCAAGATCGTCAGCCTGCGCGACCGCAGCGGCCGCACCGAGGTGGCGGGCAGCGCCACGAATCGTCCGACGGACTATACGGGCAAGCTGGTGGTGCTGGTCAACAAGAACAGCGCGAGCGCCAGCGAGATCGTGGCGGGGGCCTTGCAGGACACCAAACGGGCCACCATCGTCGGCGAACAGACCTTCGGCAAGGGCGTCGCGCAGATTCCGATCGATACCGTGGACGGTGGACAGGTCGCCATCGTGAACAGCGAGTGGTTGACGCCGCAGGGTCGCCAGATCCACAAGAAGGGGATTACACCCGACGTCGCGGTCAAGGACACCCGCTACACCGTGCCGCTGAACTTCACCGGGGGTGGAGCCGAGCCGGGAGCCAAGATCACCGTCACGGTCGACGGCAAGCCGGTCACGGTCACCGCTGACAAGGAGGGCAAGTTCACCTACACGGGCGAGGTCAAGCGCCCCAACCGCAGCGCCACCCAGGGCGAGGCCGTGGTGGATCTCCAGGGTGACGCGATCCTCAAAAAGGCGCTGGAACTGCTGAACTAA